The following is a genomic window from bacterium.
ATCGAGATTCCCTCGGTCGGCGGCGCCGGTCCGCGCCTCGTGCCGAACTCGGTGCTGGCGCAGATCGTCGGGCCGCGGGTGCAGGAGATCTTCGAGAAGGTGCGCGGCGGAATCGACCGCTTCGGCCTCGGGGGCCGGGCGCGCGCCGGCGCGGTGCTGGTCGGCGGGACGGCGGAGCTGGAGGGGATCCTCGACGTCGCGGAGCAGAAGCTGGGCATGGCGGTCCGCACGGGCGCGCCGGAGGGGGTGGACGGGCTGGACGACGAGACCCGCAAGCCTTCCTTCGCCACGCCGATCGGGCTGGCGCTGTGGGAGCTGCGCTGCGGACGGCGCGAACGCGCCGAGTCGCGCGAGCGCGGCGGCGGGCTGTTCGGCGGGATGCGCCGGGGCGCGCGCCGCGTGAAGAACTTCTTCGGGCAGATGTTCTGAAGTCTGAATGATGGACAGGATCGAAACGCCTTCGGATGCGGGAGAGAAGGACATGAGCGAAACCAAGAAAGCCGGCGCGAAGCTGAGGTTCACGCTGGACGACATGCACGAGGCGCTGCCGGACAGCGTCGTCGCGGCGGAGCGCCCGTTGGGCGCCGTGATCAAGGTGGTCGGGGTCGGCGGCGGCGGCAACAACGCCGTCAACCGGATGGTGGCCGCGGGGGTGCAGGGCGTCGAGTTCATCGCCGTCAACACCGACGCGCAGTCGCTGGCGGTGAGCCGCGCCGACGCGACGATCCAGGTCGGGCAGAAGCTGACGCGCGGCCTCGGCACCGGCGGCGACCCGACGGTCGGGCGCGAGTCGGCCGAGGAGGACCGCCAGCGGCTCGTCGACGCGCTCGCCGGCGCCGACATGATCTTCATCACCACCGGCCTCGGCGGCGGGACCGGCACCGGCGCCTCGCCGGTCGTCGCGCAGATCGCCGCGGAGCAGGGGGCGCTGGTCGTCGCCGTCGTCACCAAGCCGTTCGCCTTCGAGGGGCGCAAGCGCGGCCAGTCGGCCAACGCGGGGCTCGAGGAGCTGAAGCGGTCGGTCGACACGGTGATCACGATCCCCAACGACAAGCTGCTGGCCACCGTGGACCGCAACACGACGATCGACCAGGCGTTCACCGCCGCCGACGACGTGCTGCGCCAGGCCGTGCAGGGGATCTCCGACCTCATCCTCACCACCGGCGAGATCAACCGCGACTTCGCCGACGTGCGCACGGTGATGAAGGGAATGGGGATGGCCCTGATGGGCACCGGCGTCGCCGACGGCGAGAACCGCGCGGTCGAGGCGGCGCAGCAGGCGATCAGCTCGCCGCTGCTCGAGGACGCGACGATCCAGGGCGCGAAGGGCGTGATCTTCAACATCACCGGCGGCGACGACCTGTCGCTGATCGAGGTCTCCGAGGCGGCGCAGATCATCCAGGAGTCGGCCGACCCGGACGCCACGATCATGTGGGGCTACGTGCGCAAGAAGGAGATGACCGGGAAGGTGAAGGTCACGGTCATCGCCACCGGGTTCCGCTCCGAGGAGCGCCCGCGCGCGCAGCGCGCCGACGCCTGGCAGGACGCGGACCGCAACCGCTGGCTCGAGGAACGCGAGCGGCTGCTCGGCCCGATGACCGACGCCCCCGCCGCGGCCGCGGCCGCCCCGGCGG
Proteins encoded in this region:
- the ftsZ gene encoding cell division protein FtsZ translates to MHEALPDSVVAAERPLGAVIKVVGVGGGGNNAVNRMVAAGVQGVEFIAVNTDAQSLAVSRADATIQVGQKLTRGLGTGGDPTVGRESAEEDRQRLVDALAGADMIFITTGLGGGTGTGASPVVAQIAAEQGALVVAVVTKPFAFEGRKRGQSANAGLEELKRSVDTVITIPNDKLLATVDRNTTIDQAFTAADDVLRQAVQGISDLILTTGEINRDFADVRTVMKGMGMALMGTGVADGENRAVEAAQQAISSPLLEDATIQGAKGVIFNITGGDDLSLIEVSEAAQIIQESADPDATIMWGYVRKKEMTGKVKVTVIATGFRSEERPRAQRADAWQDADRNRWLEERERLLGPMTDAPAAAAAAPAAPSPLIPQARPSLLEDATLFGGDDNQLPHIDVDPEQRNDYEIPAFLRRAQD